A single region of the Cinclus cinclus chromosome 10, bCinCin1.1, whole genome shotgun sequence genome encodes:
- the ALG3 gene encoding dol-P-Man:Man(5)GlcNAc(2)-PP-Dol alpha-1,3-mannosyltransferase yields MAAGRGVAALRRAWRERRAALLEPRYTPLVAACLCLAEGGVNLWVIRRVPYTEIDWKAYMQEVEGFANGTLDYTQLKGDTGPLVYPAGFVYIFLGLYHATGRGSDIRLAQYLFAGLYLLNLLLVFRIYCRTNKVPPYVFFFMCCASYRIHSIFVLRLFNDPVAMAILFLAINLFLEERWSWGCLLFSLAVSVKMNILLFAPGLLFLLLQRFGLLGCIPKLCICALLQVILGLPFLLVNPVGYLTRSFDLGRQFQFKWTVNWRFLPEEVFQNRVFHAALLLAHLAGLGLFALHRWQSSKENILTLLKDPSKRRPASPRLTVNRIVFVLFSSNFLGICCSRSLHYQFYVWYFHTLPYLLWCTPTTKLAHMPKVLLLGVIELCWNTYPSTGCSSLSLHICHGLILLQLWYGTAPTAVSHTLPPTRKPTAMSKKAR; encoded by the exons ATGGCGGCAGGGCGGGGGGTGGCGGCGCTGCGGCGGGCATggcgggagcggcgggcggcgcTGCTGGAGCCCCGCTACACCCCGCTGGTGGCcgcctgcctctgcctggccgAGGGCGGTGTCAACCTCTGGGTCATCCGCAGGGTCCCCT ACACCGAGATCGACTGGAAGGCCTACATGCAGGAGGTGGAGGGTTTCGCCAACGGCACCCTTGACTACACCCAGCTGAAGGGTGACACCGGGCCGCTGGT TTACCCCGCCGGCTTCGTTTACATCTTCCTGGGGCTGTACCATGCCACGGGCCGCGGCTCCGACATCCGCCTGGCACAGTACCTCTTTGCTGGCCTCTACCTCCTCAACCTGCTCCTCGTCTTCCGCATCTACTGCCGAACCAACAAG GTCCCTCCGtatgttttcttcttcatgtgCTGCGCCTCATACCGCATCCACTCCATCTTTGTCCTGCGGCTCTTTAATGACCCTGTGGCCATGGCCATCCTCTTCCTCGCCATCAACCTCTTCCTGGAGGAGCGCTGGTCCTGGGGCTGCCTCCTCTTCag cctggctgtATCAGTGAAGATGAACATCCTGCTCTTCGCCCCTGGACTCCTATTCCTCCTCCTGCAACGGTTTGGTCTCCTGGGCTGTATCCCCAAGCTCTGCATCTGTGCCCTTCTCCAG GTAATTTTGGGCCTGCCCTTCCTGCTGGTGAACCCTGTGGGGTACCTGACTCGCTCCTTTGACTTGGGCCGCCAGTTCCAGTTTAAATGGACAGTGAATTGGCGCTTCCTCCCAGAAGAAGTTTTCCAGAATCGAGTCTTCCATGCTGCTTTGCTCCTGGCTCACCTGGCAGGCCTGGGGCTCTTTGCACTGCACCGGTGGCAGAG TTCCAAAGAGAACATCCTGACTCTCTTGAAGGATCCTTCCAAAAGGAGGCCTGCATCCCCTCGCTTGACTGTCAACA GGATTGTCTTCGTCCTCTTCTCCTCCAACTTCCTGGGTATCTGCTGCAGCCGCTCCCTGCACTACCAGTTCTATGTCTGGTATTTCCACACACTGCCCTACTTACTCTGGTGCACCCCGACCACCAAGCTTGCCCACATGCCCAA ggtgctgctgctgggtgtgaTAGAGCTCTGCTGGAACACCTAcccctccacaggctgcagctccctctcTCTGCACATCTGCCATGGACTCATCCTGCTCCAACTCTGGTATGGCACAGCCCCTACGGCAGTGTCACACACCCTTCCACCAACCAGGAAACCCACAGCCATGTCCAAGAAAGCCCGGTGA
- the VWA5B2 gene encoding von Willebrand factor A domain-containing protein 5B2: MPGLYALLSWEALPLKSSTVKACANGYSLSITAHLMYTNPHREPVEGIFIYPLEESEVVAGFEAAVGSRRVTFQFQNRHRVQDCCLQCSPSPSRLHRCAGGHLVLDEDVERSTFIIVIGTLCPSESLAVTLNTVQELPTLPDGALRLLLPPILMPHVPANPESEPASLCDDRLALCPTSCFGGPGARIQSPTAVPAESMDVFRGRPYNPFPYEFTFELLVKGPCLLAGLESPSHTLRADAGPWASSATTTCVTLAEPHRYDRDLEIILYPCEPHSPHLLIEDGTMTYPEYEAHIWSRRDYMQIARKDSSGERQVAFVQKRFHKDIFPNPVLMLNFCPAVEGVPGDLQSVTREILFLVDRSDTSSGPDLDKVKEALLVALKSLPSGTLLNLASFGADIKPLFPSSRLCSNETLRHACEHLGGLRVDPGGTNLLAALGWALAQPLHHGYPRQLFLFTSAAVGNASRILRLVRRQASTVRCFCFGMGPRACQRLLKAMAKVSRGRAEFLSPAERLQPKLIKSLKKAIEPAISDITIDWYVPDSMEALLSPTELPALYPGDRLISYCVLYSIARFGDRRPLGQEGACQSSRGLAFLSQQEVPSPGESRQPPQSNPGTGDASLEVFSGSTEVSERSIDPVSGGDIWKRIYQPSYIQEQYVLTHCSVSTDRSQGLLSRSSTSSESTGSRDVAPEGGSSAPGADVTSQQGQKSLSLCESSTKSAPLPSVPAGTKVTVSLSTEELARQKKVLARAALAGRSFSTPQGELDAHRLCQALEKVSQKRNQSLEGRLDELGPQPQQMQPSTVESNNLLSPTHLDWDMLVEPSYLFSASPAPEPGQPRVGDASMPLRCQVVIHALRAGKPVSWEVTASLDSLLQPRERLGRENPPRRMAKAWDKPLHRLAARSVVRDNESVAQREAKLEQGFARRFRLKAVQTSKACNVPSLYTRLVPVDCTTQAALPAAPEVWGIAGSGSRTQAAAAGNWHHRRSSAAQGQQQDVEEQHEAPGTAERDEISRSLGSISSPTFGWEKQNYSNGPPSSPSTTSMGSQKSTESIAGSRFSLSRRRGPSLALRPHCLSPESERSSTHASHDYLPLVQLQQARGPFQLTESFSEVVQIPLDRLRRASPYASHRASLSPLSPGARSMPEAGPKAEEWEEPIRVPQPSSPPSCSTCSEVPSAAVWAQVDSGHVSESDTGPHSAAPSEAGVSCQDTGPEDLESASWATAVALAWLEHRCAGFFEEWELVAAKADAWLQAQHLPEGVDVSCLKGAARHLFLLLRHWDENIKLNMLCYNPNNV, encoded by the exons ATGCCAGGTCTCTACGCCCTCTTGTCCTGGGAGGCTCTGCCCCTGAAGAGCTCCACGGTGAAGGCTTGTGCCAACGGATACTCCCTGAGCATCACTGCTCACCTCATGTACACCAACCCCCACAGGGAGCCTGTGGAAG GCATCTTCATCTACCCGCTGGAGGAGTCTGAGGTGGTGGCCGGCTTTGAGGCAGCAGTGGGCAGCCGGCGGGTGACATTCCAGTTCCAGAACCGGCACCGGGTGCAGGACTGCTGCCTccagtgcagccccagccccagccggCTGCACCGCTGTGCCGGGG GCCACCTTGTCTTGGATGAGGATGTGGAGCGCTCCACCTTCATCATTGTCATTGGCACGCTGTGCCCATCGGAGAGCCTGGCTGTCACCCTGAACAcagtgcaggagctgcccaCGCTGCCGGATGGGGCCCTGcgcctcctcctgccccccaTCCTCATGCCCCACGTTCCTGCCAATCCTGAGAGCGAGCCGGCAAGCTTGTGTGACGACAGGTTGGCCCTATG CCCCACCAGCTGTTTTGGGGGGCCAGGTGCCCGGATCCAGTCACCCACTGCGGTGCCTGCGGAGAGCATGGATGTCTTTCGGGGACGACCCTACAACCCTTTTCCTTACGAGTTCACCTTTGAGCTGCTGGTGAAGGGCCCCTGCTTGCTGGCAG ggctggagagcCCATCACATACCCTGAGAGCCGACGCCGGTCCCTGGGCCAGTTCTGCCACTACCACCTGTGTCACCCTAGCTGAGCCCCACCGCTATGACAGGGACCTGGAGATCATCCTCTACCCTTGTG agccccacaGCCCCCACCTGCTGATTGAGGATGGCACCATGACATACCCTGAGTACGAGGCACACATCTGGAGCCGCCGGGATTACATGCAGATTGCCAGGAAGGACAGCAGTGGCGAGAGACAG GTGGCTTTTGTGCAGAAGCGTTTCCACAAAGACATCTTCCCCAACCCCGTGCTGATGCTGAACTTCTGCCCGGCTGTGGAGGGTGTCCCCGGGGACCTGCAGAGTGTCACCCGCGAGATCCTCTTCCTCGTTGACCGCAGCGACACCAGCAGTGGCCCTGACCTTGACAAAGTCAAG GAGGCTTTGCTGGTGGCCCTGAAGAGCCTCCCATCAGGAACACTGCTCAACCTTGCAAGCTTTGGCGCTGACATCAAGCCGCTCTTCCCATCCAGTCGCCTCTGCAGCAAT GAGACGTTGCGGCATGCCTGCGAGCACCTTGGCGGACTGCGGGTGGACCCTGGTGGCACCAAcctgctggcagccctgggctgggcgCTGGCACAGCCCCTCCACCACGGCTACCCTCGCCAGCTATTCCTCTTCACCAGTGCAGCAGTGGGCAATGCAAGCAGGATCCTCCGACTGGTGCGCAGGCAGGCCAGCACTGTCAG GTGCTTCTGCTTTGGCATGGGCCCGCGGGCATGCCAGCGGCTGCTGAAGGCCATGGCCAAGGTGAGCCGGGGCCGTGCCGAGTTCCTGAGTCCGGCCGAGAGGCTGCAGCCCAAG CTGATCAAGTCCCTGAAAAAGGCGATCGAGCCTGCCATCAGTGACATCACCATCGACTGGTACGTCCCCGACAGCATGGAGGCTCTGCTCTCGCCCACCGAGCTCCCGGCCCTCTACCCCGGTGACCGCCTCATCAGCTACTGTGTCCTCTACAGCATTGCCCGCTTTGGTGACAGGCGCCCACTG GGCCAGGAAGGCGCttgccagagctccaggggtTTAGCCTTTCTCTCCCAGCAGGAAGTGCCCAGTCCTGGGGAGAGCCGCCAGCCACCCCAGAGCAACCCAGGAACTGGGGATGCCTCCCTGGAGGTTTTTTCTGGAAGTACAGAGGTGTCAGAGAGGA GTATTGATCCTGTTTCTGGGGGAGACATCTGGAAGCGGATTTACCAGCCCTCCTACATCCAGGAGCAGTATGTCCTGACACACTGTTCTGTCAGCACTGACCgcagccaggggctgctctcccGCAGCTCCACCAGCAGCGAGTCCACTGGCTCCCGGGATGTGGCCCCTGAGGGTGGCTCCTCGGCCCCTGGTGCTGATGTCACATCCCAGCAGGGCCAGAAGAGCCTGTCCCTCTGCGAGTCCTCCACCAAATCTGCCCCACTgccctctgtcccagctggcacCAAG GTGACAGTGTCCCTGAGCACAGAGGAGCTGGCACGGCAGAAGAAGGTGCTGGCACgtgctgccctggctgggcGCAGTTTTTCCACACCACAGGGGGAGCTGGATGCCCATCGGCTCTGCCAGGCCCTGGAAAAGGTGTCACAGAAGAGGAACCAGTCCCTGGAGGGGAGGCTAGATGAGCTGGGACCCCAGCCACAGCAAATGCAGCCTAGCACAGTGGAGTCAA ATAACCTCCTCTCGCCCACCCACCTGGACTGGGACATGCTAGTGGAGCCTTCCTACCTCTTCAGTGCCTCGCCAGCGCCCGAGCCAGGGCAACCCAGGGTGGGTGATGCCAGCATGCCCCTGCGCTGCCAGGTGGTGATCCACGCGCTGCGAGCCGGCAAGCCGGTGTCCTGGGAAGTGACAGCCTCGCTGGACTCACTGCTGCAGCCCCGGGagaggctgggcagggagaaCCCGCCGCGGCGGATGGCCAAAGCCTGGGACAAGCCACTGCACCGCCTGGCAGCGCGCTCCGTCGTCAGGGACAATGAGAGCGTGGCACAGCGGGAAGccaagctggagcagg GTTTTGCTCGCCGGTTCCGCCTGAAAGCCGTGCAAACCAGCAAAGCTTGCAACGTGCCCTCCCTCTACACCCGCCTGGTGCCCGTGGACTGTACCACGCAGGCagccctgcccgcagcccccgAGGTGTGGGGCATAG CTGGCTCAGGCAGCCGGACacaagctgctgcagcagggaactGGCACCACCGGCGCTCCTCAGCGGctcaggggcagcagcaggatgtaGAGGAGCAGCATGAGGCCCCTGGTACTGCAG AGCGAGATGAGATCTCCAGGTCTCTGGGCAGCATCTCCTCCCCTACCTTtggctgggaaaagcagaactATTCAAACG GGCCTCCATCCAGCCCCTCCACCACCTCCATGGGCTCCCAGAAATCCACAGAGAGCATTGCAGGCTCCAG GTTTAGCCTGAGCAGGCGCAGGGGTCCCAGCCTAGCGCTGCGCCCGCATTGCCTCAGCCCAGAAAGCGAGCGCTCCAGCACACACGCGAGCCATGACTACCTCCCGCTG gtgcagctgcagcaagcCCGGGGGCCATTCCAGCTCACTGAGAGCTTCTCTGAAGTGGTGCAGATCCCCCTGGACCGCCTGCGCCGGGCCTCCCCCTATGCCTCCCACCGTGCCAGCCTCAGCCCCTTGTCCCCAGGGGCCAGGAGCATGCCTGAGGCAGGACCCAAGGCTGAGGAGTGGGAGGAGCCCATCAGAGTCCCGCAGCCCAGCTCACCCCCATCCTGCAGCACTTGCTCCGAGGTGCCCAGCGCAGCCGTGTGGGCACAGGTGGACAGTGGACACGTCTCTGAGTCTGACACTGGGCCCCACTCGGCTGCCCCCTCTGAGGCCGGTGTGAGTTGCCAGGACACGGGGCCAGAGGATTTGGAGAGTGCCAGCTGGGCCACGGCGGTGGCCTTGGCGTGGCTGGAGCATCGCTGCGCTGGCTTCTTTGAGGAGTGGGAGCTGGTGGCAGCCAAGGCGGATGCgtggctgcaggcacagcacctgcccGAGGGGGTGGACGTGAGCTGCCTCAAAGGGGCAGCCAGGCacttgttcctgctgctgcgTCACTGGGACGAGAACATCAAGCTGAACATGCTGTGCTATAACCCCAACAACGTCTGA